From the genome of Candidatus Tanganyikabacteria bacterium:
CAGCGGGCCGGCCGCCGGAGTCGCTGCAGGCCCGCCGGGCGCGGGACCGGGCCCGAGGCTGCCGGTCAGGGGCCCGAGAGCGAGCGCGCAACCCTGGAGGGCGGCGGCGGCGCAGAGTAGCAGGGAGGGAGAAGGGCGGCGTACTGGCATGATGCGTCCAGCCTAGGCGCCGGGGATCAAGGCAAGATTGACCCTCCGCTTCCCGGGTTTGTAGCAACCCCTGCTAGCCACGCCTGCTTTCCCCCCTGGTGGGGCAGGCCTCCGCGCCTGGCGGGTGGGGCCACCCACCGTGCCGGCCTGGATGAGCCAGCCCCGCTAGGGCAGCAGCGTGTAATCCAGGCGGCCGAGGCGGTCGCCGTGCCCGGCAAGCGGTACCGCGGCCCCCTGTACGGCTTTCTCGACCTGCTCCACCGTCCAGTCGGGATGACGCGCCCAGACGATCGCCGCGGCGGCAGACACGAAGGGGGCGGCCATCGACGTGCCGCTGTCGTTGGCGTAGCGTCCGCCGGGGACGGTCGAGAGGATGTCGTCGCCCGGGGCCGCCAGGCGAACGGTGGCGCCGAGATTCGAGTAGCCCGCCACGCTCGTGCCGTTGCCGGCGAGGGCCGCCACGGCCAGGACGCCCGGCGTGTTGGCCGGCTGGGTCACGGGCCCGCCGTCGTTGCCGGACGCGCCCACCACGACGGCACCCTGCTGCCTGGCGAACGCCACCGCGTCGGTGTACCCCTGGGAAATGGTCCGGTCCTCGGAGTTGAAGGACATGTTGATGACCTTGGCGCCGTTGCGAGCCGCGTAGGAAATGGCGGCCAGGGCCGCGGCGTCGTTGCCGCCGTCGCGGTCGAGGACCTTGAGCGCCATCATTTTCACATTCCATGTGACCCCCGCGACTCCGAGGGCGTTGTTGCCGGCCGCGCCGATGATGCCGGCCACGTGCGTGCCGTGCCCGTCGCGATCCAGGACGTCGCGCGAAGCGGGCCGCTCCAGCGTGTTGATGCCGAGCAGGACGCGGCCGGCCAGTTCGGGATGAACGTAGTCGATGCCGCTGTCCAGGACGGCTACGACGACCGCTGACGCATCGTCCTGGCGATCCCAGAGTTGCTGCGCCCGCAAGCCCGAGCGCGCGCCGTTCACCCACCATTGCCGGTACACGAGCGGATCGTTCGGACTCAGCGACCACGTCTTGGCGCGGTTGGGAGTCGCCCCCCGCACTCCGGGCAGCCCCTGGATCTGGCGGGCGGCCTCGGGCACCGACAGCGGAGCCGGGACGTCGAGGACCTGGACCTTGCCGATGAGGTCGAATTCGTCCACGACGTTGAGGCGTTGCTCCCGGAACTCCAGCGGACGCGGTTCGACCCCCGGTTCGTACAGGACGATGAGTTGCCGGTTGGTGATCTCGGCGCGGGTAGGCCCCGCGCCCACCGGGGCGAGGAGCCCGCACCCCGAGGCCACCAGGGCAAGCGCCCAGCCGAGGGATCCGTACCGCGTAGCCATGCGACGACGATAGCCAGGAGTCGATCTCCACCGCCTCGCTACCTCCGCCAAACCACCTCGGCCGATTTGCATGAGCGGGTCACTCCCGGGCCAAGCCCGCGGCTCTATTTAGCCGGCGTTAACTCCGTTTAGGACCCGGCAAATCAGTTAAGGGACCTTCAAATCTCAGGCCGGGTTAAGTTAAAAATCCGCGTCTTTACCTGGTCTTGGGTACAACCCCCTCGGCAGATAACCCCTGCTTAACGGAAGAGACCCTAAACCGAGGAGGGACCTGGATGTTGCGGAAGACGGCGAGCCTTGTGGCGGCCGCTGCGTTGCTGGCAGGCTGCGGCGCTCGCGCCCAGATCGCGCCGACCGCGCCGGCTGGCACGGCCCCCGCGGCGTACACCGCGCAGTCGGTCTACACACCCACCATCGAGGGCGGCCGCCGGCCGTTCATGTGGGGCGTCTCCACCGCCGGGTACCAGTGGGAAGGCGGCAACATCGCCGCGCAATGGTTCCTCTTCGAGATGGCCGGCAAGACGCCCGAGCGGGCCGGCAAGGCCGCCAACGGCCTCAATCAGTACGGAGAGGATGCGCAACTCGCCCGCGGCATGGGCCTCAATGCCTTCCGCACCAGCATCGAGTGGAGCCGCATCGAGCCCGCCAAGGGCCGCATCGATCCTGCCGGCGTGGCGTTCTACCACAAGCTCTTCCAGACCCTGCGGGCCAACGGCCTGACGCCGGTCGTCACCCTCATGCACTTCAGCTATCCGCAGTGGCTGGAGGACATGGGCGGCTGGGAGAGCGGCCAGAGCGTCGACGAGTTCGCCCGCTATGCCGAGTTCGTGTCCAAGGAGTACGGCGGCGAGGTCGACTGGTGGCTGACGTTCAACGAACCTACCGTCTACCTGGCCGGTGGCTACCTGGCCGGCATGATGCCCCCCGGCAAGAAGAACCCCATCGCCGCGATCAAGGCCGCCACGAACTTCATCGCCTCCCACAAGAAGGCGTATGACGCCATCCACCGCAACGACCCGGTGGCCAACGTCTCGTTCAACAACTACGCCGCGTCGTACGTCATCGGCAACCCGAACGCGGCCGCCCCGCGCACCACCCAGGCGCTCGACGTCAACGGCGACTGGATGATGAACGCGATGCGTGGCCCAAGGGCCAACGGCGAAGGCGTCCGGGGCCGCGGCTACCTCGACTATATCGGCGTCGACTACTACTGCCGGTGGACCCTCGGGCTCGGCGCCAAGTTCAAGATGGCCTGGGACTGGGAGATCTACCCGGAAGGCATGTACAACACCGTGAAGAACTACCACCGGTGGTTCGGCCTACCGGTGCTGGTCGCCGAGAACGGCATGGCCACCGAGGACCTCAAGCCCCGCAAGGACGGCTGGACCCGCGAGGCCTACATGGTCGCCCACGTGAAGCAGATGAAGCGGGCGATGAGCGAAGGCGTCCCGGTGCTCGGTTACATCCACTGGTCGATCACGGACAACTGGGAGTGGGGTTCCTACTCGCCCCGCTTCGGCCTGTACGTCGTGGACTGCCGCAATCGCGACTTCCGCCGCGTCCCCACCGCCGGCGTCGACCTCTACCGGCAAATAGTCACCAACAACGGCACGACGCCTGCCCTGGAGGCCAGGTTCCCGGCGCCCACCAGGGGCTAGCAAGTTTCCCAACCCAATCCCCCACCGCAACTCCACCAAACCAGGCGTGCTGCCCGGCAAGTTCCGGGCGGCACGCTGCATGACCGGTATAATGGGGCGTTTCTGATGTTTTGGAGACCCCCATGGCAGACACGGCCACCTCGCGGACGCCCCTTCACGCGCGGCACGTCGCGCTCGGCGCTCGCCTCGTGCCCTTCGCGGGCTACGAGCTGCCGGTGCAATACGCCTCCATCGTGGCCGAGCACCAGGCCGTGCGCCAGGCGGCGGGCCTGTTCGACGTGTCGCACATGGGCGAGTTCCTGGTGTCGGGGCCCGGGGCAGCTGCGTTCCTGGCCCGGGCGGTGCCGGGCGACGTCCTCGGGATGGACGTGGGCAAGGCGATCTACACCCAGTTCTGCAACGCCGCGGGCGGCGTCGTGGACGACCTGCTGATCTATCGGCTCGCCGATCACTACCTCCTGGTCGTCAACGCCTCCAACATCGCCAAGGACTGGGAGCACCTCCAGTCGCTGTCCCCGCCGGCCGACGCCACGCTGATCGACGCGTCGGAGAAGACGGCCCTTCTGGCGCTGCAGGGCCCTCGCGCCGCGGCGCTGCTGCAACCGCTGGCGGACATGGATCTGTCGGCCCTCAAGGCCTTCCGGCTCGCCCAGGGCCAGGTGGCAGGGCGCGACGCCATCGTGGCCCGCACGGGCTACACGGGCGAGGACGGCTTCGAGATCGTCCTGTCCGGCGACGACGCCGGTGCGGTGTGGGATGCCCTGGTCGCGGCAGGCGCCACGCCATGCGGCCTCGGGGCGCGCGACACCTTGCGGCTGGAAGCCGGCCTGCCGCTCTACGGCCACGAGTGGGACGACGCCACCTCGCCGGTCGCGGCGGGCTTCGGCTGGACGATCAAGAGCGGCGCCGAGTACCTGGGAAAGGCGGCGCTCGCCAGACAGATTCGCGACGGCACGCCCCTGAAGCTGGTCGGACTCCGGCTCCTGGGCAAGGCCCCGGCCCGGGAAGGCTACGAGGTGCTGCGGGACGCGCACGTCATCGGCCGCGTCGCCTCGGGCGCCCCGTCGCCCACCCTGGGCCATCCCATCGCCACCGCTTTCGTGCCGGCCGACGTCGCCGTCGGCGACAGGCTGACCGTACGCATCCGGACGATCGAAGCGCCCGCCGAGGTCGTCAAATTGCCTTTCTATCGGAGATCACGCAGTTGAAATTCAGCAAGTCTCACGAATACCTTGCGGACGACGGCACCGTCGGCATCAGCCGGTACGCGGCGGAGCAACTGGGCGACGTCGTGTACGTCGAGTTGCCCGAGCCGGGCAGGACCTTCGCGCAGGGCGAGGAGTTCGGCGTCGTCGAGTCGGTCAAGGCCGTCTCGAGCCTCTACGCCCCGGTGGCCGGGACGGTCGTCGCCTCAAACGCGGAATTGCAGGAGCACCCCGAGTACGTCAACCAGGATCCCTACGGCAAGGGGTGGCTGCTGAAGTTCGAGATCGCCGATCCCGCCCAGGTGTCCGCCCTGCTCGACGAAGCGACTTACCAGTCCGAGGTTGCCACCCACTGATGCCTTTCAATTACCTGCCCCTCACCGATCCCCAGCGCCGCGAGATGCTGGGCGCCATCGGCGCCGGATCCATGGAGGATCTGCTGATCACCATCCCGCGGGAATTGCGGGCCGGGAAACTGGACGTACCCTCCGGCCGCTCGGAGTGGGAGGTGCAACAGCATCTGGCCGGGCTGGCCGCCCGCAACCGGCCGCTGTCGCAGCAGCGCAGCTTCCTGGGCGCGGGCGTCTCGCTCCGCTACCGGCCGGCGGCGGTCGATCACGTGGCGTCGCGGTCGGAGTTCTTCACGGCCTACACCCCTTACCAGCCCGAAATCAGCCAGGGTACGCTGCAGGCGATCTTCGAGTTCCAGACCCTGGTCTGCGAGCTCACGGGCATGGATGTCTCCAACGCCTCGATGTACGACGGCTCCACCGCGACGGGCGAGGCGGCGCTCATGTGCGTGCGAGCCACCCGGCGCCGCAAGGTCCTGGTTTCCGGCACGCTCCACCCGGAGTACGCCCAGGTCGTGCGCACCTACGCCTGGGGGCCGGGGATCGAGATAGTCACCGTGCCGCAGCGCGACGGCGGCATCGACCTGGCGGCGCTGGACGCCCTGCTCACCGGGGATGTCGCCGGCCTGATCGTGCAGGTGCCCAGCGCCTTCGGCGGCCTCGAACCGGTGGACGAGGTAGCCACCCGGGTCAAGGCGGCCGGCGCCCTCCTGGCGGTCGTGGCCGATCCGATCTCGCTCGGGCTGCTCGAGGCGCCCGGACGGTACGGGGCCGACATCTGCGTCGGGGACGGGCAGGCTCTCGGCAATGCCATGTCGTTCGGCGGGCCGCATGTGGGCTTCATGGCCT
Proteins encoded in this window:
- the gcvT gene encoding glycine cleavage system aminomethyltransferase GcvT, with protein sequence MADTATSRTPLHARHVALGARLVPFAGYELPVQYASIVAEHQAVRQAAGLFDVSHMGEFLVSGPGAAAFLARAVPGDVLGMDVGKAIYTQFCNAAGGVVDDLLIYRLADHYLLVVNASNIAKDWEHLQSLSPPADATLIDASEKTALLALQGPRAAALLQPLADMDLSALKAFRLAQGQVAGRDAIVARTGYTGEDGFEIVLSGDDAGAVWDALVAAGATPCGLGARDTLRLEAGLPLYGHEWDDATSPVAAGFGWTIKSGAEYLGKAALARQIRDGTPLKLVGLRLLGKAPAREGYEVLRDAHVIGRVASGAPSPTLGHPIATAFVPADVAVGDRLTVRIRTIEAPAEVVKLPFYRRSRS
- a CDS encoding glycoside hydrolase family 1 protein, with protein sequence MLRKTASLVAAAALLAGCGARAQIAPTAPAGTAPAAYTAQSVYTPTIEGGRRPFMWGVSTAGYQWEGGNIAAQWFLFEMAGKTPERAGKAANGLNQYGEDAQLARGMGLNAFRTSIEWSRIEPAKGRIDPAGVAFYHKLFQTLRANGLTPVVTLMHFSYPQWLEDMGGWESGQSVDEFARYAEFVSKEYGGEVDWWLTFNEPTVYLAGGYLAGMMPPGKKNPIAAIKAATNFIASHKKAYDAIHRNDPVANVSFNNYAASYVIGNPNAAAPRTTQALDVNGDWMMNAMRGPRANGEGVRGRGYLDYIGVDYYCRWTLGLGAKFKMAWDWEIYPEGMYNTVKNYHRWFGLPVLVAENGMATEDLKPRKDGWTREAYMVAHVKQMKRAMSEGVPVLGYIHWSITDNWEWGSYSPRFGLYVVDCRNRDFRRVPTAGVDLYRQIVTNNGTTPALEARFPAPTRG
- the gcvPA gene encoding aminomethyl-transferring glycine dehydrogenase subunit GcvPA; the encoded protein is MPFNYLPLTDPQRREMLGAIGAGSMEDLLITIPRELRAGKLDVPSGRSEWEVQQHLAGLAARNRPLSQQRSFLGAGVSLRYRPAAVDHVASRSEFFTAYTPYQPEISQGTLQAIFEFQTLVCELTGMDVSNASMYDGSTATGEAALMCVRATRRRKVLVSGTLHPEYAQVVRTYAWGPGIEIVTVPQRDGGIDLAALDALLTGDVAGLIVQVPSAFGGLEPVDEVATRVKAAGALLAVVADPISLGLLEAPGRYGADICVGDGQALGNAMSFGGPHVGFMACKEPLLRQLPGRICGQTADSRGNTCYTLTLQTREQHIRREKAASNICTNQALNALFATLYLGLVGKEGLREVANVSLQRAHFLAERISQVPGFAPAFGIAFFNEFVVKTERPAEEIVRALEARGIVAGFPLSRWFPDLAHHLLVSVTEANSPDDLDAYVEALRSNHLAKVAV
- the gcvH gene encoding glycine cleavage system protein GcvH, whose product is MTQLKFSKSHEYLADDGTVGISRYAAEQLGDVVYVELPEPGRTFAQGEEFGVVESVKAVSSLYAPVAGTVVASNAELQEHPEYVNQDPYGKGWLLKFEIADPAQVSALLDEATYQSEVATH
- a CDS encoding S8 family serine peptidase, with the translated sequence MATRYGSLGWALALVASGCGLLAPVGAGPTRAEITNRQLIVLYEPGVEPRPLEFREQRLNVVDEFDLIGKVQVLDVPAPLSVPEAARQIQGLPGVRGATPNRAKTWSLSPNDPLVYRQWWVNGARSGLRAQQLWDRQDDASAVVVAVLDSGIDYVHPELAGRVLLGINTLERPASRDVLDRDGHGTHVAGIIGAAGNNALGVAGVTWNVKMMALKVLDRDGGNDAAALAAISYAARNGAKVINMSFNSEDRTISQGYTDAVAFARQQGAVVVGASGNDGGPVTQPANTPGVLAVAALAGNGTSVAGYSNLGATVRLAAPGDDILSTVPGGRYANDSGTSMAAPFVSAAAAIVWARHPDWTVEQVEKAVQGAAVPLAGHGDRLGRLDYTLLP